One genomic window of Trichomycterus rosablanca isolate fTriRos1 chromosome 1, fTriRos1.hap1, whole genome shotgun sequence includes the following:
- the si:ch73-139j3.4 gene encoding leukocyte antigen CD37 yields the protein MKILGISLFGCSVWILFDKNNIITVLSNEADVKVLAGGLFVVGLVVVAVFMLGCCGVYLENRCFLAFYMGLLIATVLGQLFITFLLLFKRNHIERVLTEYTDNTIRTYGVNTTESTWRLLDSMQQSAKCCGRQAASDWKTNTLIQVHNISDIYPCSCFNGTCHIFLANEMYKFGNGSHIYTMGCGDKLMDWLEKNIIGIVGMDIGLLVIQIVQFALAIHIFRNVGFKIKEQDSNNLLNANEENVPDSDVHPENMEDYQPDIYSHDHPNPDYTDQNFYQGHQPYREPNNAVYNQGHVNMYGQEDGDQYPPHQQLRRDPEQNSYIYNQMSDHSYGQEYVTQHHQDQHYLHEHDRDYRQPYSDHYNQGYVQD from the exons ATGAag ATTCTCGGTATCAGCCTTTTTGGATGTTCTGTATGGATCTTATTCgataaaaacaacataataaCTGTTTTAAGCAATG AGGCAGATGTCAAGGTACTGGCTGGAGGGCTCTTCGTGGTTGGCTTGGTAGTTGTAGCGGTCTTCATGTTGGGCTGCTGTGGTGTCTATTTAGAAAACAGATGTTTCCTTGCATTT tACATGGGCCTCTTAATTGCCACAGTTTTAGGTCAACTTTTCATCACCTTTCTTCTGTTGTTTAAAAGAAACCAT ATTGAAAGGGTTTTGACAGAATATACAGACAACACCATCCGCACATATGGGGTTAATACAACTGAAAGCACTTGGAGGCTTCTAGACAGTATGCAGCAGTCG gCGAAATGCTGTGGCAGACAGGCTGCCAGTGACTGGAAGACAAACACACTTATTCAGGTCCACAACATATCTGACATTTACCCCTGCTCCTGTTTCAATGGCACCTGCCACATATTCTTGGCCAACGAGATGTACAAGTTTGGAAATGGTTCACATATCTACACAATG GGCTGTGGGGACAAACTCATGGACTGGCTGGAAAAAAATATAATTGGGATAGTTGGCATGGACATTGGACTATTAGTCATACAG ATTGTGCAGTTTGCCCTAGCAATTCACATCTTCAGAAACGTTGGTTTTAAGATTAAAGAGCAAGACTCCAACAACCTTCTCAATGCAAATGAAGAAAATGTACCTGATTCTGATGTTCATCCAGAAAATATGGAGGACTACCAGCCAGACATCTACAGTCATGACCATCCCAACCCAGATTATACTGATCAGAATTTTTACCAGGGTCACCAACCATACAGGGAGCCAAACAATGCAGTATATAACCAGGGTCATGTCAATATGTATGGTCAAGAAGATGGTGATCAGTATCCACCACATCAACAGCTCCGGCGTGACCCTGAGCAAAACAGTTATATTTATAATCAAATGTCTGACCACTCTTATGGTCAAGAATATGTCACTCAGCATCATCAAGACCAGCATTACCTACACGAACATGACCGGGACTACAGGCAGCCCTATAGTGACCATTATAATCAGGGTTATGTTCAAGATTAA
- the lsm8 gene encoding LSM8 homolog, U6 small nuclear RNA associated, producing the protein MSTALESYINRTVAIITSDGRMIVGTLKGFDQTINLILDESHERVFSSTQGVEQVVLGLYIVRGDNVAVIGEIDDETDSALDLGNIRAEPLNSVAH; encoded by the exons ATGTCTACCGCTTTGGAGAGTTATATCAACA GGACTGTAGCCATTATTACATCAGATGGACGGATGATTGTG GGTACGCTTAAGGGCTTCGACCAGACAATCAACCTGATTTTGGATGAAAGCCACGAGCGAGTGTTCAGCTCCACACAGGGAGTGGAGCAGGTTGTGCTGGGATTGTACATTGTTAGAGGGGATAATGT GGCTGTTATTGGTGAAATCGATGACGAAACAGACTCTGCACTGGATCTCGGTAACATAAGAGCAGAACCACTAAACTCTGTGGCGCACTAA